From a single Nematostella vectensis chromosome 3, jaNemVect1.1, whole genome shotgun sequence genomic region:
- the LOC5512118 gene encoding CUB and peptidase domain-containing protein 2 isoform X3, whose translation MLIAKYYDIKVKTGSSLGAGTDAHVYIRLVGTRGVTAVHELTGPSSTFEKNSVDSFIIKDGASIGDLTAVNIKRDESGWFPKWQLTKIGVLSRVTGQWSLFVYDDWTTPNAWITIPITCYPGFTKNSTTGLCDDPKCGAKASDVLTRLLGGSEAPVGSWPWQAIIEFKRDHKRFCSGSLVFPQWVLTTAFCVYGKKPSMLAVRPGAAHAAYSGSSAEQNIEAQDIFIHPDYHKYTIFSHDLALVKLSHPASISNTVNLACLPGSISQVPVSAPAQSCWYTGWGVKSGTLYQAPVPLVSEDKCKSPVQKMHPSMLCGYEARNDTGPCVKDRGGPLSCESQGKWYLKGLVSTGTDCYSNMPKNLIFTKISFLMGWIKQVINNDHDF comes from the exons ATGCTCATTGCGAAAT ACTATGACATCAAAGTCAAGACCGGAAGTTCGCTTGGTGCGGGTACGGACGCACATGTCTACATCCGGCTTGTAGGCACAAGGGGGGTAACCGCTGTACACGAGCTTACTGGCCCAAGCAGCACCTTCGAAAAGAATAG TGTTGACAGTTTCATTATCAAAGACGGCGCCAGCATCGGTGATCTTACGGCGGTCAATATAAAAAGGGACGAAAGCGGATGGTTTCCCAAGTGGCAACTTACAAAG ATAGGGGTTCTATCTCGTGTAACTGGTCAGTGGTCTTTGTTTGTCTACGATGATTGGACAACACCAAATGCCTGGATCACTATTCCTA TTACTTGTTATCCTGGTTTTACAAAGAATTCAACAACAGGACTATGCGATGACC CAAAATGCGGAGCAAAAGCTTCTGATGTACTGACCCGTTTACTCGGTGGTTCCGAGGCCCCCGTGGGTAGCTGGCCATGGCAGGCGATAATAGAATTTAAACGGGATCACAAAAGGTTCTGTTCTGGGTCCCTTGTGTTTCCTCAATGGGTGTTGACAACTGCGTTCTGTGTTTACGGGAAAAAGCCATCCATGCTTGCCGTCAG ACCCGGTGCAGCACACGCAGCTTACTCAGGATCGTCCGCGGAACAAAATATAGAAGCTCAAGACATCTTCATCCATCCAGACTATCACAAATATACGATCTTTTCCCACGACCTAGCTCTAGTCAAGCTAAGCCACCCGGCCTCAATATCAAATACGGTTAACCTGGCCTGTTTACCAGGGAGCATTTCTCAGGTACCTGTGAGCGCACCTGCCCAGAGTTGCTGGTACACAGGCTGGGGGGTGAAATCTGGTACCCTGTATCAAGCACCAGTGCCATTAGTGTCCGAAGACAAGTGCAAAAGCCCAGTGCAAAAAATGCACCCATCAATGCTATGTGGCTACGAGGCACGTAATGACACGGGGCCTTGTGTAAAGGACAGAGGAGGGCCCCTCTCGTGCGAGTCCCAGGGCAAATGGTACCTAAAGGGACTTGTCAGTACGGGTACTGACTGCTATAGTAATATGCCAAAGAATCTAATCTTCACGAAAATAAGCTTTCTTATGGGGTGGATCAAACAAGTGATAAACAACGATCACGATTTTTAG
- the LOC5512118 gene encoding CUB and peptidase domain-containing protein 2 isoform X1: MYLVILVLTLDCFVLGLSGEVCSNGERSMTCDYDIKVKTGSSLGAGTDAHVYIRLVGTRGVTAVHELTGPSSTFEKNSVDSFIIKDGASIGDLTAVNIKRDESGWFPKWQLTKIGVLSRVTGQWSLFVYDDWTTPNAWITIPITCYPGFTKNSTTGLCDDPKCGAKASDVLTRLLGGSEAPVGSWPWQAIIEFKRDHKRFCSGSLVFPQWVLTTAFCVYGKKPSMLAVRPGAAHAAYSGSSAEQNIEAQDIFIHPDYHKYTIFSHDLALVKLSHPASISNTVNLACLPGSISQVPVSAPAQSCWYTGWGVKSGTLYQAPVPLVSEDKCKSPVQKMHPSMLCGYEARNDTGPCVKDRGGPLSCESQGKWYLKGLVSTGTDCYSNMPKNLIFTKISFLMGWIKQVINNDHDF, from the exons ATGTACCTGGTAATTCTAGTATTAACGCTTGACTGTTTCGTTCTTGGGCTTTCCGGCGAAGTGTGTTCCAATGGTGAGAGGAGCATGACTTGCG ACTATGACATCAAAGTCAAGACCGGAAGTTCGCTTGGTGCGGGTACGGACGCACATGTCTACATCCGGCTTGTAGGCACAAGGGGGGTAACCGCTGTACACGAGCTTACTGGCCCAAGCAGCACCTTCGAAAAGAATAG TGTTGACAGTTTCATTATCAAAGACGGCGCCAGCATCGGTGATCTTACGGCGGTCAATATAAAAAGGGACGAAAGCGGATGGTTTCCCAAGTGGCAACTTACAAAG ATAGGGGTTCTATCTCGTGTAACTGGTCAGTGGTCTTTGTTTGTCTACGATGATTGGACAACACCAAATGCCTGGATCACTATTCCTA TTACTTGTTATCCTGGTTTTACAAAGAATTCAACAACAGGACTATGCGATGACC CAAAATGCGGAGCAAAAGCTTCTGATGTACTGACCCGTTTACTCGGTGGTTCCGAGGCCCCCGTGGGTAGCTGGCCATGGCAGGCGATAATAGAATTTAAACGGGATCACAAAAGGTTCTGTTCTGGGTCCCTTGTGTTTCCTCAATGGGTGTTGACAACTGCGTTCTGTGTTTACGGGAAAAAGCCATCCATGCTTGCCGTCAG ACCCGGTGCAGCACACGCAGCTTACTCAGGATCGTCCGCGGAACAAAATATAGAAGCTCAAGACATCTTCATCCATCCAGACTATCACAAATATACGATCTTTTCCCACGACCTAGCTCTAGTCAAGCTAAGCCACCCGGCCTCAATATCAAATACGGTTAACCTGGCCTGTTTACCAGGGAGCATTTCTCAGGTACCTGTGAGCGCACCTGCCCAGAGTTGCTGGTACACAGGCTGGGGGGTGAAATCTGGTACCCTGTATCAAGCACCAGTGCCATTAGTGTCCGAAGACAAGTGCAAAAGCCCAGTGCAAAAAATGCACCCATCAATGCTATGTGGCTACGAGGCACGTAATGACACGGGGCCTTGTGTAAAGGACAGAGGAGGGCCCCTCTCGTGCGAGTCCCAGGGCAAATGGTACCTAAAGGGACTTGTCAGTACGGGTACTGACTGCTATAGTAATATGCCAAAGAATCTAATCTTCACGAAAATAAGCTTTCTTATGGGGTGGATCAAACAAGTGATAAACAACGATCACGATTTTTAG
- the LOC5512118 gene encoding CUB and peptidase domain-containing protein 2 isoform X2 gives MYLVILVLTLDCFVLGLSGEVCSNDYDIKVKTGSSLGAGTDAHVYIRLVGTRGVTAVHELTGPSSTFEKNSVDSFIIKDGASIGDLTAVNIKRDESGWFPKWQLTKIGVLSRVTGQWSLFVYDDWTTPNAWITIPITCYPGFTKNSTTGLCDDPKCGAKASDVLTRLLGGSEAPVGSWPWQAIIEFKRDHKRFCSGSLVFPQWVLTTAFCVYGKKPSMLAVRPGAAHAAYSGSSAEQNIEAQDIFIHPDYHKYTIFSHDLALVKLSHPASISNTVNLACLPGSISQVPVSAPAQSCWYTGWGVKSGTLYQAPVPLVSEDKCKSPVQKMHPSMLCGYEARNDTGPCVKDRGGPLSCESQGKWYLKGLVSTGTDCYSNMPKNLIFTKISFLMGWIKQVINNDHDF, from the exons ATGTACCTGGTAATTCTAGTATTAACGCTTGACTGTTTCGTTCTTGGGCTTTCCGGCGAAGTGTGTTCCAATG ACTATGACATCAAAGTCAAGACCGGAAGTTCGCTTGGTGCGGGTACGGACGCACATGTCTACATCCGGCTTGTAGGCACAAGGGGGGTAACCGCTGTACACGAGCTTACTGGCCCAAGCAGCACCTTCGAAAAGAATAG TGTTGACAGTTTCATTATCAAAGACGGCGCCAGCATCGGTGATCTTACGGCGGTCAATATAAAAAGGGACGAAAGCGGATGGTTTCCCAAGTGGCAACTTACAAAG ATAGGGGTTCTATCTCGTGTAACTGGTCAGTGGTCTTTGTTTGTCTACGATGATTGGACAACACCAAATGCCTGGATCACTATTCCTA TTACTTGTTATCCTGGTTTTACAAAGAATTCAACAACAGGACTATGCGATGACC CAAAATGCGGAGCAAAAGCTTCTGATGTACTGACCCGTTTACTCGGTGGTTCCGAGGCCCCCGTGGGTAGCTGGCCATGGCAGGCGATAATAGAATTTAAACGGGATCACAAAAGGTTCTGTTCTGGGTCCCTTGTGTTTCCTCAATGGGTGTTGACAACTGCGTTCTGTGTTTACGGGAAAAAGCCATCCATGCTTGCCGTCAG ACCCGGTGCAGCACACGCAGCTTACTCAGGATCGTCCGCGGAACAAAATATAGAAGCTCAAGACATCTTCATCCATCCAGACTATCACAAATATACGATCTTTTCCCACGACCTAGCTCTAGTCAAGCTAAGCCACCCGGCCTCAATATCAAATACGGTTAACCTGGCCTGTTTACCAGGGAGCATTTCTCAGGTACCTGTGAGCGCACCTGCCCAGAGTTGCTGGTACACAGGCTGGGGGGTGAAATCTGGTACCCTGTATCAAGCACCAGTGCCATTAGTGTCCGAAGACAAGTGCAAAAGCCCAGTGCAAAAAATGCACCCATCAATGCTATGTGGCTACGAGGCACGTAATGACACGGGGCCTTGTGTAAAGGACAGAGGAGGGCCCCTCTCGTGCGAGTCCCAGGGCAAATGGTACCTAAAGGGACTTGTCAGTACGGGTACTGACTGCTATAGTAATATGCCAAAGAATCTAATCTTCACGAAAATAAGCTTTCTTATGGGGTGGATCAAACAAGTGATAAACAACGATCACGATTTTTAG